From the genome of Bacteroidales bacterium:
GTTAAGGAACAACTTCCTGATTTAAGTTATGAGCAAATTCTTTGCGAACCTGCCCGAAGAAATACGGCTCCTTGTATTGCTTATGCCAATTATAAAATAATGGAGAAAAATCCAGATGCTAATATTGTTGTAGCACCATCCGATCATATTATTCTAAAGGAAGATGTGTTTACCGATGTAATTACTTCTGCTTTACAAGCAGCCTCTGAAAACGATTGGCTTATTACTTTGGGAATAGAACCCAGTCGCCCGGATACCGGTTATGGCTATATTCAGTTTGATTCTAAAATTAGCGATAAACGCGATAATAGAATAAGGAAAGTAAAAACATTTACAGAGAAACCAGAGCTTAAAATTGCTGAGAAATTTTTAGAGAGTGGTGATTTTCATTGGAATGCCGGTATTTTTGTCTGGTCATTAAAAAGTATTACCAAAGCCTTTAAAAAACACCTTTCTGAAGTTGATGATATTTTTAAAGGCGGAATAGATGTTTATAATACCGATAAAGAAGCTGATTTTATTAAAAGTGCTTATTCTGTTTGCCGTAATATTTCAATCGATTTTGGGATTATGGAAAAAGCGGAGAATGTTTATGTTTTATCATCTGATTTTGGCTGGTCCGATCTTGGAACTTGGGGTTCTCTTTATGCAATTCGTCAAAAAAATGAAGATCATAATACCATTGTTGGTAAGAATGTTATGACTTACGATACGAATAATTGTGTGATTAATGTAAATAGCGATAAGCTCGTTGTTTTACAGGGTCTCGACGATTATATAGTTGTTGACGAAGGAAATATATTACTTGTTTGTAAGAAAAAAGACGAACAAAATATCCGCCAATTTGTTACCGATGTAAAAACGGAAAAAGGAGATCAGTTTGTTTAAATAAATACGATAAATAATATAAACGGCTGTTGCATTTTTTGCTTCAGCCGTTTCTTTTTACCTTTGCCTTATGAAAACCTTTTTGGCCAATTATCATACCCACAATCATTTTTGCGATGGCAAAGAAGCACCGGAAGAATATGTAAAAAAAGCAATAGAATTAGGCTTTAAAGCTTTGGGTTTTTCCAGTCATGCACCTGTTCTATTTAAAAACGATTACTCTATACCTCCAGAAAAACTGGGGGATTATTGTTCGGAAATTGAACGATTAAAAAATAAATATTCGGAGCAAATTGATTTGTTTTTGGCTTTAGAAGCCGATTATATCCCCAATAAAACACATGACTTTTCTTATTTCAGAAAAGAATGTGAACTTGATTATATTATTGGCTCAATTCATTTGGTGTTGGATCCCGCAACAGGGGAGATATGGTTTATCGATGGTGGCAAACAAGAAAAGTGGGATAAGGGTTTAGAAGTTGTTTTTAAGGGTGATATTAAAGCCGGCGTTAAAGCTTTTTATCATCAAACAAATAAAATGCTTGAAAATCAAAAGCCGGAAATTATAGGTCATTTTGATAAAATCAAAATGCATAACAAAAACCGCTTTTTTTCTCAAAAAGATAATTGGTATCAAAACCTAATCTACGAAAGCCTT
Proteins encoded in this window:
- a CDS encoding histidinol-phosphatase, producing MKTFLANYHTHNHFCDGKEAPEEYVKKAIELGFKALGFSSHAPVLFKNDYSIPPEKLGDYCSEIERLKNKYSEQIDLFLALEADYIPNKTHDFSYFRKECELDYIIGSIHLVLDPATGEIWFIDGGKQEKWDKGLEVVFKGDIKAGVKAFYHQTNKMLENQKPEIIGHFDKIKMHNKNRFFSQKDNWYQNLIYESLQLIKEKNVVMEINTRGLYKARSDELFPSIFILQQAQEMGIPLMLNTDAHHPTELLGYYFEAIEIIKMAGIKELWHYSNKGWFSESLI
- a CDS encoding mannose-1-phosphate guanylyltransferase; amino-acid sequence: MNKNNYCVIMAGGIGARFWPMSRTSQPKQFIDILGTGETLIQQTVNRFLKICPVENIYVVTNEIYKEQVKEQLPDLSYEQILCEPARRNTAPCIAYANYKIMEKNPDANIVVAPSDHIILKEDVFTDVITSALQAASENDWLITLGIEPSRPDTGYGYIQFDSKISDKRDNRIRKVKTFTEKPELKIAEKFLESGDFHWNAGIFVWSLKSITKAFKKHLSEVDDIFKGGIDVYNTDKEADFIKSAYSVCRNISIDFGIMEKAENVYVLSSDFGWSDLGTWGSLYAIRQKNEDHNTIVGKNVMTYDTNNCVINVNSDKLVVLQGLDDYIVVDEGNILLVCKKKDEQNIRQFVTDVKTEKGDQFV